One window of Candidatus Tokpelaia hoelldoblerii genomic DNA carries:
- a CDS encoding Putative peptidase M38 family protein (bhsal11560), translated as MFDHIFTNAIDGNGDPLTIAVKNGRFAALGAENIAVEGVEITDLKGHLVLPGFVDSHIHLDKSFVGDRWHPHRSVSSLRERLQVEKEELAAAPSIASRAEALLRKAQSFGTIAMRSHVDVDATTKLDNLHAIQEVREKWRGMIDVQLVAFPQAGLMSCPGTADILDAALAEGVEVIGGIDPTTLDGDADGQLDVVFGLAEKHGVMVDIHLHQPGQLCVDDLTRIAARTTALGMQGKVTVSHAYGLGDLSAAELKKIADILAKADVGIMTNGPGSHPFPPVWELHKAGVRVLSGNDNIQDSWWPYGNGDMLQRAMIIGYRLGLNEDEQLHLLLDMVTHAGARTLGLKDYGLTVGNEADFIVVEALNAAAAVAAVPYARAVVRGGRVTVKPADMAF; from the coding sequence ATGTTTGATCATATCTTCACCAATGCCATTGACGGTAATGGCGATCCCCTGACCATTGCGGTAAAGAACGGGCGTTTTGCGGCGCTTGGCGCTGAGAATATTGCGGTGGAAGGGGTGGAAATCACCGACCTGAAAGGGCATCTGGTTCTGCCCGGATTTGTTGACAGCCATATCCATCTTGACAAGAGCTTTGTCGGTGACCGCTGGCATCCGCACCGCAGCGTCAGTTCTCTGCGTGAGCGGTTGCAGGTTGAAAAGGAAGAACTGGCCGCGGCCCCCTCTATCGCCAGCCGGGCGGAAGCCCTGTTGCGCAAGGCGCAGTCTTTCGGCACAATCGCCATGCGCAGTCATGTCGATGTTGATGCGACAACAAAGCTCGACAATCTGCATGCGATACAGGAAGTGCGTGAAAAGTGGCGCGGCATGATTGATGTGCAATTGGTGGCTTTTCCGCAGGCGGGGCTCATGTCCTGCCCGGGTACGGCTGATATTCTTGACGCCGCTTTGGCCGAAGGTGTCGAGGTGATCGGCGGTATTGACCCGACAACGCTTGACGGCGACGCGGACGGCCAGCTTGACGTTGTGTTTGGCCTGGCGGAAAAACATGGCGTGATGGTGGATATTCACCTGCACCAGCCCGGGCAGCTTTGTGTTGATGATCTGACCCGCATTGCAGCCCGCACAACCGCACTGGGAATGCAGGGCAAGGTAACGGTCAGCCATGCCTATGGTCTGGGTGATCTGTCGGCGGCGGAGCTCAAAAAGATTGCTGACATACTGGCGAAGGCTGATGTCGGCATTATGACCAATGGCCCTGGCAGCCACCCTTTCCCGCCGGTGTGGGAACTGCACAAGGCCGGTGTGCGGGTCTTGAGCGGCAATGACAATATTCAGGACAGCTGGTGGCCTTATGGCAATGGCGATATGCTGCAGCGCGCCATGATTATCGGCTATCGCCTGGGGCTGAATGAAGATGAACAGCTGCATCTGCTGCTGGATATGGTAACGCACGCCGGAGCCAGAACCCTTGGCCTGAAAGATTATGGCCTGACAGTTGGCAATGAGGCGGATTTTATTGTTGTCGAAGCACTGAATGCAGCGGCTGCTGTTGCTGCGGTGCCCTATGCGCGCGCCGTTGTGCGCGGTGGCAGGGTCACGGTGAAACCGGCCGATATGGCGTTTTGA
- a CDS encoding Hsp33 family chaperone (bhsal11530), producing the protein MAQKTETISLGGLPFAGDDAVVPFEVADLDARGRALQLGAALDSILERHNYPEPVSRLLAEAIVLTVLLGSSLKFEGKFIFQTRSDGPVDMLVCDFATPSAIRAYARFDETRLAEAVRGNRTSPEELLGKGTLALTVDQGAHMQRYQGIVALDGSSLEDIAHNYFQQSEQIPTQVKLAVAWLVERHSNGTQKESWRAGGLLAQFLPHSGTGGSGDEVARKTVREDHWREVLALTGTIESAELTDPLVGAERLLYRLFHEHGVRVFEPQKVEDQCSCSREKIRDVLSGFTTEEVAESTKDGRISVTCEFCSTTYDFDPKDFSNGE; encoded by the coding sequence ATGGCTCAAAAAACTGAAACAATTTCCCTTGGCGGCCTGCCCTTTGCCGGTGATGATGCTGTTGTGCCATTTGAAGTGGCTGATCTCGACGCGCGTGGCCGCGCCCTGCAACTGGGCGCAGCGCTTGACAGCATTCTGGAGCGCCACAACTACCCGGAACCGGTTTCACGCCTGCTGGCAGAAGCCATTGTGCTGACGGTTCTTCTGGGCAGTTCACTGAAATTCGAGGGCAAATTTATCTTCCAGACCCGTTCTGACGGGCCGGTTGATATGCTGGTGTGTGATTTTGCCACGCCTTCAGCCATCCGTGCCTATGCCCGTTTTGATGAAACACGGCTGGCAGAGGCTGTACGCGGCAACCGCACCTCACCGGAAGAATTGCTCGGCAAGGGCACACTGGCGCTCACCGTTGATCAGGGCGCGCATATGCAGCGCTATCAGGGCATTGTCGCGCTTGACGGCTCAAGCCTTGAAGACATTGCGCATAATTATTTCCAGCAATCAGAGCAGATCCCCACGCAGGTCAAGCTGGCGGTTGCCTGGCTGGTTGAACGCCACAGTAACGGCACACAGAAGGAAAGCTGGCGCGCCGGCGGGCTTCTGGCGCAGTTTCTGCCCCATTCGGGCACCGGCGGGAGCGGCGATGAGGTTGCCCGGAAAACTGTAAGGGAAGATCACTGGCGTGAAGTGCTGGCGCTGACCGGCACGATTGAAAGCGCTGAGCTGACTGACCCGCTGGTTGGCGCTGAACGGCTGCTTTACCGGCTGTTTCACGAGCATGGTGTGCGGGTGTTTGAACCGCAAAAAGTTGAAGACCAGTGCTCCTGCTCGCGTGAGAAAATCCGTGATGTGCTTTCCGGCTTCACCACGGAAGAGGTTGCAGAAAGCACGAAAGACGGCAGAATCTCTGTCACCTGCGAGTTCTGCTCGACCACTTACGATTTTGACCCGAAAGATTTCAGCAACGGGGAATAA
- the arp4 gene encoding Ankyrin repeat-containing protein (precursor) (bhsal11550) — protein sequence MINKIFLARLRIYLGVMIAMVTTTLSFAHAGVPENKLFAAAAKGDAAQISAVLKEGARIDARDSSGATALLIATHRNHVAAAKVLIDAGADVNARDRINDSPYLYAGARGHNEILQMTLRHGADLKSTNRYGGTALIPASERGHVETVRILIKAGVDVDHVNNLHWTALLEAIILGNGGSNHTEIVRELVKAGANVNLADGQGVTPLQHSRRHGYKQIEAILLQAGAK from the coding sequence ATGATCAATAAAATATTTTTGGCCCGGTTACGGATTTATCTGGGAGTGATGATCGCCATGGTGACAACAACATTGAGCTTTGCTCATGCCGGTGTGCCGGAAAACAAATTGTTTGCGGCGGCGGCAAAAGGTGATGCTGCGCAAATCAGCGCGGTTTTAAAGGAAGGGGCGCGGATTGACGCCCGCGATAGCAGTGGCGCGACAGCGTTGCTGATTGCCACGCACAGGAACCATGTGGCGGCGGCCAAGGTGCTGATTGACGCTGGCGCGGATGTCAATGCCAGGGACAGGATCAACGACAGCCCCTATCTTTATGCCGGCGCGCGCGGCCACAATGAAATCCTGCAAATGACCCTGCGTCATGGGGCCGATTTGAAAAGCACCAACCGTTATGGCGGTACGGCTCTGATTCCGGCCTCTGAGCGCGGCCATGTGGAGACAGTGCGCATTCTGATCAAGGCCGGGGTTGATGTCGATCATGTCAACAACCTGCACTGGACAGCGCTGCTTGAGGCGATTATTCTGGGCAATGGCGGCAGCAATCACACGGAGATTGTGCGCGAACTGGTGAAAGCCGGCGCCAATGTCAATCTGGCTGACGGGCAAGGGGTGACACCGCTGCAGCACAGCCGCCGCCATGGCTATAAGCAAATCGAGGCTATTTTGCTGCAAGCCGGAGCAAAATAG
- the argF gene encoding Ornithine carbamoyltransferase (bhsal11520), translating to MKHSLRHFTDLAAFSPQTLRDILESARKIKADRASGLSARPLADKTLAMIFEKPSTRTRVSFDVGMRQLGGETLMLTGSEMQLGHSETIADTARVLSRFVDMITIRTTAHNRMLELAHYADVPVINALTDDTHPCQIMADILTYEEHRGPVAGKTFVWVGDGNNVLHSLIEASALFGFSLRIATPEGSEPQAKYLDWARENGGSVTLTTDPATAVRDADCVVTDTWVSMGQEFRARGSGIFLPYQVNEALMALARPDALFMHCLPAHRGEEVVDAVIDGPQSVVFDEAENRLHAQKAILNWCMEA from the coding sequence ATGAAACATTCCCTGCGTCATTTTACTGATCTTGCCGCCTTTTCGCCGCAGACTCTGCGCGATATTCTTGAATCCGCCAGGAAAATCAAGGCGGACCGGGCAAGCGGCCTCTCCGCCCGGCCGCTTGCCGACAAGACACTGGCGATGATTTTTGAAAAGCCGTCCACCCGCACACGCGTTTCCTTTGATGTTGGCATGCGCCAGCTCGGCGGTGAAACCCTGATGCTGACGGGATCGGAAATGCAGCTTGGCCACAGCGAAACCATCGCTGATACAGCGCGTGTGCTGTCGCGGTTTGTTGATATGATCACCATCCGCACCACTGCGCATAACCGCATGCTGGAACTGGCGCACTATGCCGATGTGCCGGTTATCAATGCGCTGACGGATGATACCCACCCCTGCCAGATTATGGCTGACATTCTCACCTATGAAGAACATCGCGGCCCGGTCGCCGGTAAAACCTTCGTCTGGGTGGGCGATGGCAACAATGTGCTGCACTCGCTGATTGAAGCCTCGGCGCTGTTCGGGTTCAGCTTGCGCATCGCCACGCCGGAAGGCAGTGAACCACAGGCGAAATATCTCGACTGGGCGCGGGAAAACGGCGGTTCTGTCACCTTGACAACAGATCCGGCAACAGCTGTGCGGGACGCAGATTGCGTGGTGACAGACACATGGGTTTCCATGGGACAGGAATTTCGCGCCCGCGGCTCCGGTATTTTCCTGCCCTATCAGGTGAATGAAGCGCTGATGGCGCTGGCCAGACCGGACGCGCTGTTCATGCATTGCCTGCCTGCTCACCGCGGTGAAGAAGTGGTTGACGCGGTGATTGACGGTCCGCAATCGGTCGTGTTTGATGAAGCAGAAAACCGGCTTCACGCCCAAAAGGCAATTCTAAACTGGTGCATGGAGGCATAA
- a CDS encoding Hypothetical protein (bhsal11540) — MSKSVNAFLGGSAGRVIFKLFVISLIVGFILKMLGLSPAELWGRVYNFFLGLWNMGFAAFGSLFDILLVGALVVVPIFLIVRLLGSWR, encoded by the coding sequence ATGTCAAAATCGGTAAATGCTTTTTTAGGCGGAAGTGCCGGCCGGGTTATCTTCAAGCTGTTTGTTATCTCGCTGATTGTGGGATTCATCCTGAAGATGCTTGGCCTGTCACCCGCCGAGTTATGGGGGAGGGTTTATAATTTCTTCCTCGGGCTGTGGAATATGGGGTTTGCCGCTTTTGGCAGCCTGTTTGATATTCTGCTGGTCGGCGCGCTGGTGGTGGTGCCGATATTCCTGATTGTCCGGCTGCTGGGTTCGTGGCGCTGA
- a CDS encoding Outer membrane autotransporter (bhsal11570), whose protein sequence is MVDSVSPLLMPHKQNKFSQNGRPHRRFRRALISTVCAGVLGVLAPVAAQAQDATWSGLGLAQWGSALSWSGGSVPTGTATFGATLVPVIGFAAGYDGVIQNIHFTNTAAAYIFNVGSLLAGSSLTITGQGITNDSALAQTFNVGGALLGSGTLTFNGNGTTAGNVFINVDNDGTLNFLGSSTAGTSTINILAGGHVNFSGNATGGAASLSLGFGAVLDMSGLTSGGMTLGSLSGAGGSVNLGANTLSVGAANTNTTFGGIISGTGGLVKTGTGTWTLSGANTFSGGLSVQGGNVLSLNANALGTGNINLSGNGGLLLGIGGNLANHINIADGATGSIGALMNLQVGLTGGLTVGNGATLNLGQAGYNGTLSLFGASTTIGANATVGLNFGSLRLADAAAGNLFSVAGSTLQIAAGANLDLNGISANINNLTGAGSIASSVTGNVGLTLQGGNFPGTISNGSGILSLVKQGNASLTLGGNNSFSGGFNLQGGSLVLQNSNALGTGALTMAAGTGISLGAGMNIANNITLNGAVSLGVGSGNGTVSGVISGGFGFTKTGAGSLTLGGGNTFTGGIDLVDGILVAGNINALGTGGVHLGAGTELQLAVSGSLNNAVSIDAGDNATISVTTGQNAHLLGGGLTVGAGGTLTIGSAGNNGMLFLHGSDAFGTGATIAMNGGMLSVGDAAFGDSLASVALDNGTNGVFVLNGFNTSLGSLSGGGFVTLGTRSLTVGSLGTDTVFNGMFTGTGSVIKVGSGSLTLGGSSGLAFPGGVNVTDGTLVVAGNNALGSGNTQLAAGTTLQLNDGITLANNVVLNGHATITPGTGSSALNGIISGGFGLTVDGGGTLTLGGGNTFTGGIDLVDGILVAGNINALGTGGVHLGAGTELQLGVSGAYGNAVNIGAGANATISAITGVGGGLTGGLTIGAGGSLTIGSTGHAGTVTISGSSNIASGAQIAVDTGILAVGDAAFGGALANAALDVGGSGTLSLNGFDTSLGALLGSGSVSLGGNTLTVGGLGIDTSFGGVISGTGGLIKAGTGGLTLTGNNTFTGLTQVVDGMLTVDGTLASNVQVGANGILGGTGTISGNVDLSGILTAGGIGTAGILHTGSITMNAGASLDIDLMSPVAGGGIGNDLIDINGNLNLNGTLNIASIGTVLPGVYNVINYTGGLTGSINLGDLPLGIALGDVSIQTIINGQINIIITNGQNLQFWNGSQMTANGSIAGGSGVWNASNTNWTNASGTVAGSWGLGFAVFQGTGGTVTVEGDIIFDGLQFASNGYVIEGAAGSEFIAQDNAVFRVDSGISGAVNTAILANGGIVKVGAGELVLGAANTINGTLTIDGGTVVANHTGALGASQVVFNNVSGLTFGVNGTWNNQTQVNTNTLATLAANTGVEATVAHLNTVSGSFLQFGDATHTGTVTVLGAGNVLAANTFITVDSGILKVGDAAFGAAFTEGVLNVAETGTLDVNGFDYTTAFLSGAGTVTNNGAAGAILLVDSGNFTGSIHDGSSALGLDKIGTGTLVLSGTSDYTGATNINGGTLLLDGVLSHSHVTVNADAALAGTGTMAALTANAGSIIAPGTNTGAIGTLHVTGDTTINAGATYLVDVRLNNGGASMLDITGDATLAGGDVLVSGMLQAGMHYTILTAQGGVDGRFSNLLTTSTSAFLDAELVYTLDDVILQVVRNDTPLPGTGGGGAGGGGGGFGGSGTGPGGAKDGQPSIGDAVGSLPDNNPIVLAILNLSFAEAENALQQLSGNAFATVKSVLADDTRFSQRLITARINTAMSGDVQPAGMSTARLDTVVTAAIPSRAKSAPVVTGNGFSPYADGIPPTVYDGGTMWVQGYGSWGSTYGKGLVPGLHRDVGGFYVGVDAPVDKWLVGVAGGYSRTTFHSKDNRNNGDVDSWQLSFYGGTKIKRVDMRVGAQLGWHDIDMSRQISFTGFADYLKADYSSRTTHVFIDAGVPFHFKQGTVQPFAGLAYTYLHSGGFAEKGGAAALYSQSSNDDITTGTLGLRANTQINGVNGRAALLRGLVAWRHKFGDINPEARLGFIGFESFSTTGLPLYRDALALGAGLDFTITDNVTFGVAYDGQVSSAGQDHGVRLNLRAKY, encoded by the coding sequence ATGGTTGATTCGGTCTCCCCGTTACTTATGCCGCATAAGCAAAACAAGTTTTCGCAGAACGGGCGTCCTCATCGCCGGTTTAGACGTGCGTTGATTTCAACCGTGTGTGCAGGTGTGCTTGGCGTATTGGCGCCCGTTGCCGCCCAGGCGCAGGATGCCACCTGGTCTGGGTTGGGGCTGGCACAATGGGGTAGTGCGCTGAGTTGGAGTGGGGGCTCTGTCCCTACCGGGACTGCAACTTTTGGTGCCACACTGGTGCCTGTCATCGGTTTTGCCGCCGGTTATGACGGGGTTATCCAGAATATCCATTTCACGAACACTGCGGCTGCTTATATATTTAATGTCGGCAGTTTGCTGGCAGGTTCTTCTCTGACCATAACGGGACAGGGTATCACCAATGATTCCGCTTTGGCGCAGACATTCAATGTCGGGGGTGCGCTGCTTGGCAGCGGGACACTGACTTTCAACGGTAATGGCACAACGGCAGGCAATGTTTTTATCAATGTTGATAATGACGGGACGCTTAACTTTCTGGGCTCCAGTACGGCCGGCACATCAACGATCAATATCCTGGCGGGCGGGCATGTTAATTTTTCCGGAAACGCCACCGGCGGTGCGGCTTCCCTCAGCCTTGGTTTTGGTGCTGTGCTGGATATGAGCGGGCTGACATCCGGCGGCATGACACTGGGCTCCTTGAGCGGTGCGGGGGGAAGCGTCAATCTTGGCGCCAATACCCTGTCGGTGGGGGCGGCCAATACCAATACGACGTTTGGCGGTATCATTTCAGGGACAGGCGGGCTGGTCAAAACCGGCACGGGGACGTGGACTCTTTCGGGCGCCAATACATTTTCCGGCGGGCTTTCTGTTCAGGGCGGCAATGTGCTGTCTTTGAATGCCAATGCGTTGGGCACCGGCAATATAAACCTTTCCGGCAATGGCGGGCTTCTGCTGGGTATTGGCGGCAATCTGGCAAACCATATCAATATTGCTGATGGCGCTACCGGTTCGATTGGTGCGCTGATGAATTTGCAGGTTGGTCTGACTGGCGGCCTTACCGTTGGCAATGGTGCAACACTCAACCTTGGTCAGGCAGGCTATAACGGCACGTTGTCCTTGTTCGGTGCTTCGACGACAATTGGCGCAAACGCCACGGTGGGATTGAATTTCGGCAGCTTGCGGCTTGCTGACGCGGCGGCGGGCAACCTTTTCAGTGTTGCCGGCAGCACGCTGCAAATAGCGGCAGGCGCAAATCTTGATCTCAATGGCATATCGGCCAATATCAACAACCTGACCGGTGCGGGCAGCATCGCTTCGTCTGTTACAGGCAATGTCGGCCTGACATTGCAGGGCGGTAATTTCCCCGGCACGATCAGCAATGGTTCGGGTATACTCTCTCTTGTCAAGCAGGGGAATGCTTCCCTGACGCTTGGCGGCAACAACAGCTTTAGCGGCGGGTTTAATTTACAGGGCGGCAGCCTTGTGCTTCAGAACAGCAATGCGCTTGGCACTGGCGCGCTGACAATGGCGGCGGGTACGGGCATTTCTCTCGGAGCGGGGATGAACATTGCCAATAATATAACGCTGAACGGGGCGGTCTCACTGGGGGTTGGCAGCGGCAACGGCACGGTGAGCGGTGTCATATCAGGCGGTTTCGGTTTCACCAAGACCGGTGCGGGATCCTTGACGCTTGGCGGCGGCAACACCTTTACCGGCGGTATCGATCTGGTTGACGGTATCCTGGTTGCGGGGAATATCAATGCGCTTGGGACAGGCGGTGTGCATCTTGGCGCCGGCACAGAACTGCAACTGGCGGTTTCCGGCAGTTTGAATAATGCTGTCAGCATTGATGCGGGTGACAATGCCACGATTTCTGTGACAACCGGCCAGAATGCCCATTTGCTTGGCGGTGGCTTGACGGTGGGAGCGGGCGGTACGCTGACGATCGGTTCAGCCGGTAATAACGGTATGCTTTTCCTCCATGGCAGCGATGCCTTCGGAACTGGCGCTACCATCGCCATGAATGGCGGCATGCTGTCGGTAGGGGACGCTGCTTTCGGCGACTCGCTGGCTTCCGTTGCGCTGGATAACGGCACAAATGGTGTTTTTGTTCTCAATGGTTTTAACACAAGCCTTGGCTCACTTTCCGGCGGCGGCTTTGTTACGCTTGGCACCCGTTCGCTGACTGTCGGCTCCCTGGGCACAGATACCGTATTTAACGGTATGTTCACCGGCACGGGGTCGGTGATAAAGGTCGGCTCCGGTTCCCTGACGCTTGGCGGCAGTAGCGGTCTGGCCTTTCCCGGTGGTGTTAACGTCACTGACGGCACGCTTGTCGTTGCCGGCAACAATGCGCTGGGGTCAGGAAATACGCAGCTTGCGGCAGGCACGACATTGCAGTTGAATGACGGTATCACGCTTGCCAATAATGTTGTGCTGAACGGTCATGCGACAATCACCCCGGGAACAGGCTCCAGTGCACTTAACGGTATCATTTCCGGTGGTTTTGGCCTGACGGTAGACGGCGGCGGCACCTTGACGCTTGGCGGCGGCAACACCTTTACCGGCGGTATCGATCTGGTTGACGGTATCCTGGTTGCGGGGAATATCAATGCGCTTGGGACAGGCGGTGTGCATCTTGGCGCCGGCACAGAACTGCAACTGGGAGTCTCGGGTGCTTATGGCAACGCTGTTAACATTGGCGCAGGCGCCAATGCGACCATTTCTGCCATAACAGGCGTTGGCGGCGGGTTGACAGGCGGGCTGACGATCGGAGCGGGCGGTTCTCTCACCATCGGTTCGACCGGTCATGCCGGCACGGTCACCATCAGCGGCAGCAGCAATATCGCCAGTGGAGCGCAGATTGCCGTTGATACGGGCATACTGGCTGTCGGGGACGCTGCTTTTGGCGGGGCGCTGGCCAATGCGGCGCTTGATGTCGGCGGGAGCGGTACATTAAGCCTCAACGGCTTTGACACAAGCCTTGGCGCGCTTCTCGGCAGTGGTTCTGTTTCGCTTGGCGGCAATACGCTGACAGTGGGCGGGCTTGGCATTGATACAAGCTTTGGCGGCGTTATCAGCGGTACGGGCGGCCTGATTAAGGCCGGCACCGGCGGGCTGACCCTGACCGGCAACAATACTTTCACCGGTCTCACGCAAGTGGTGGACGGTATGCTGACGGTTGACGGCACCCTCGCCTCGAACGTCCAGGTCGGGGCCAATGGCATCCTTGGCGGCACCGGCACAATTTCAGGCAATGTCGACCTGTCCGGCATATTGACGGCGGGCGGTATCGGCACAGCCGGTATTCTGCACACCGGCTCCATCACCATGAATGCCGGCGCTTCGCTTGATATCGACCTGATGTCGCCTGTTGCCGGCGGCGGTATCGGCAATGACCTGATTGATATCAATGGCAATCTGAATCTGAACGGCACATTGAATATCGCTTCCATCGGCACGGTTCTGCCCGGGGTTTATAATGTCATCAATTATACCGGCGGTCTGACCGGCAGCATCAATCTCGGCGATTTGCCGCTGGGTATAGCGCTGGGTGATGTTTCCATACAGACAATCATTAACGGCCAGATCAATATCATCATTACCAATGGCCAGAACCTGCAGTTCTGGAACGGTTCGCAAATGACCGCCAACGGTTCGATTGCCGGAGGCAGCGGCGTATGGAATGCGTCCAACACCAACTGGACCAATGCCAGCGGCACTGTCGCCGGGTCATGGGGCCTGGGGTTTGCCGTGTTCCAGGGCACGGGTGGAACCGTTACGGTGGAAGGCGATATTATCTTTGACGGCCTGCAGTTCGCCAGCAACGGTTATGTGATTGAAGGGGCGGCGGGCTCGGAATTCATCGCGCAGGATAATGCGGTTTTCCGTGTTGACAGCGGCATTTCCGGCGCTGTCAACACGGCAATTCTGGCCAATGGCGGGATTGTCAAGGTCGGCGCCGGTGAACTGGTGCTGGGGGCCGCCAACACGATCAATGGCACATTGACCATTGATGGCGGCACGGTTGTCGCTAATCATACCGGCGCATTGGGCGCAAGCCAGGTTGTCTTCAACAATGTGTCCGGCCTGACCTTTGGCGTGAACGGCACATGGAACAACCAGACGCAGGTGAACACCAATACGCTGGCTACCCTTGCCGCCAATACCGGAGTGGAAGCGACAGTTGCACATCTCAACACGGTTTCCGGTTCATTCCTGCAATTCGGTGACGCTACCCATACCGGCACGGTTACGGTCCTGGGGGCGGGCAACGTCCTTGCCGCCAATACCTTTATCACTGTCGACAGCGGCATTCTCAAGGTGGGTGACGCGGCGTTTGGCGCGGCTTTCACGGAAGGCGTGCTCAATGTTGCGGAAACCGGCACGCTGGATGTCAACGGCTTTGATTATACCACGGCTTTCCTCAGCGGTGCAGGCACCGTCACCAATAACGGGGCGGCCGGGGCAATCCTTCTGGTTGACTCAGGCAATTTCACCGGCAGTATCCATGATGGCTCTTCCGCACTGGGGCTTGATAAAATCGGAACCGGCACGCTGGTGCTTTCCGGCACAAGCGATTATACAGGCGCTACAAACATCAATGGCGGTACGCTTCTCCTTGATGGCGTCCTGAGCCACTCGCATGTGACAGTCAATGCTGATGCGGCCCTTGCCGGCACCGGCACCATGGCGGCATTGACGGCCAATGCCGGTTCGATCATTGCTCCCGGAACGAATACCGGCGCAATCGGCACCTTGCACGTGACCGGTGATACCACTATCAATGCCGGTGCGACCTACCTGGTTGATGTGCGGCTTAACAATGGCGGCGCGAGCATGCTTGATATCACTGGCGATGCGACCCTTGCCGGCGGTGATGTGCTGGTAAGCGGTATGCTTCAGGCGGGCATGCACTATACGATCCTGACGGCACAGGGCGGCGTTGACGGCAGATTCAGCAATCTGCTGACCACATCAACCAGTGCGTTCCTTGATGCCGAACTTGTCTATACCCTTGATGATGTTATTCTGCAGGTTGTGCGCAATGATACGCCGCTGCCCGGCACTGGCGGCGGAGGTGCCGGCGGCGGAGGCGGCGGTTTCGGTGGCAGTGGCACCGGCCCTGGCGGCGCCAAGGATGGCCAGCCGAGTATCGGTGACGCTGTCGGCAGCTTGCCGGATAACAACCCGATTGTTCTGGCGATCCTGAATCTGAGTTTCGCGGAAGCGGAAAACGCTTTGCAGCAATTGTCCGGCAATGCTTTTGCCACAGTCAAAAGCGTATTGGCCGATGACACCCGCTTCAGCCAGCGGCTGATCACTGCCCGTATCAACACTGCAATGAGTGGTGATGTTCAGCCGGCCGGCATGTCAACGGCCCGGCTTGATACTGTGGTGACGGCTGCAATCCCGTCACGGGCGAAATCAGCGCCTGTGGTGACTGGCAATGGTTTCAGCCCTTATGCTGACGGTATCCCGCCGACAGTTTATGATGGCGGCACCATGTGGGTGCAGGGCTATGGCTCATGGGGGTCGACCTACGGCAAGGGGCTTGTTCCCGGGCTGCACAGGGATGTCGGCGGTTTCTATGTCGGTGTTGATGCGCCGGTAGACAAATGGCTGGTCGGCGTTGCGGGCGGTTACAGCCGCACGACCTTCCACAGCAAGGATAATCGCAATAATGGTGATGTTGACAGCTGGCAACTGTCATTTTATGGCGGTACCAAGATTAAACGGGTCGATATGCGTGTTGGCGCGCAACTGGGCTGGCATGATATTGATATGTCGCGCCAGATCAGCTTTACCGGCTTTGCCGATTATCTGAAAGCGGATTACAGTTCCCGCACGACGCATGTGTTTATCGATGCCGGTGTGCCGTTTCATTTCAAACAGGGAACTGTGCAGCCGTTCGCCGGTCTTGCCTATACCTATCTGCACAGTGGCGGTTTTGCGGAAAAAGGCGGCGCGGCGGCGCTTTACTCGCAAAGCTCGAATGATGACATAACGACCGGCACCCTCGGCTTGCGCGCCAATACGCAGATTAACGGCGTCAACGGCAGGGCGGCGTTGCTGCGCGGGCTGGTTGCCTGGCGGCATAAGTTTGGTGATATCAACCCGGAAGCGCGTCTTGGCTTTATCGGCTTTGAATCGTTCAGCACAACCGGTCTGCCTCTTTATCGCGATGCGCTGGCGCTTGGCGCGGGGCTGGATTTCACCATTACCGACAATGTCACATTTGGTGTTGCCTATGACGGGCAGGTAAGCTCTGCCGGGCAGGATCATGGCGTGCGGCTGAACCTGCGGGCGAAATATTAA